TcgatttttaacgaaatatAAATTGCTGTGCAAAGAATATGGGAAAAATATCTTGTTACGACATTTATTCGATTTACGTCGAGGTTGCTTTCGACGCCAAAGGCCTAAAGGCACAGGAACGTCAAAAAAGTGCGAAAATAAGGTTAATACACAACGGCACatcaatgaaatttattttattcttcgaaTCCGTACACTTTTCGACAAAAGTATCGACTCTCCTTCACGTATTTCTTTCATTGCGTTTTATCGCTTtcgattataaataattgttattgtaatttttctgctTTCGCTGCTGTCAACGGTTACTTATCAACGACTTTTTGCCTtgtcttattttatttcttattttttttttaatattgttcACCAGTCGATAATTGACGCCTCTGACCCATACTGTTGCAAATCGAATCCAACAGATggcaagagagaaaaatatttacaatcgGATAGATTGCATCAAAATGCATCGCTTTCgtattgttcttttttttttttaattacttgttttttattttaacctTCATTTTTAGAATTATTTAACGCGATGGATTATTAGAAACACGTGGACATCATAAATATAGTATTATATTGTAGTTTTATGTTTATTTGTAATATAATCTGCTATTAGTTATGTCGATATACGCTCAACAAGATTGCTTTAGACTTCTACGAATTTGTAAGttgggaatattttttatcagtttATTTTGCGTTAGATACTTATTTTCTTTCCTATTATATACAAGCGACTTATGCAGCAGCTGCATGGTGATGtgtaaattaaattatattacagGACTCTGTGAGTGATCCAAATTGCtggatttttctcattcaaaattcttcccccgtaataaaaaattataatttgacCAGCTAATCGGGAGCCGTAAAATATAACGCGAATATgtaatattatgattttttttcattcaacgtaAAAAGTACGATACTGCAGAAAAAATCTGATGATGGTTATAATAAGGTCGAGTTGAAAGGAGGCTCAACATTTctttcattataattttccaataCTATCAGATAGGTAGCTGTTATTGTGATATTACGATCTAGTTTGGATAATTGTGAATTCGGCGCGTTGCTTCTGCGTGCATAATTATCAATCTAAAACAGGAAATAGTTATATATGCCATGCTCCCCATGCTTGATATAACTTGCACATTTTTCtgcaaatatttttggaaatagTTGCGATTCTTTATAATATCTTTAAATATCCCAGTAAttatatgaattttcaatcattggATAATAATTACTATTATCTCAATGATGTTTATTGACCGAATCAATTTTGCCGGCCATTTTGGCGTCTACAGAAGTTTCGTCGCTCGATAACTCTCGAAAATCGAAAACTGTTCACTTCCGTCATCTGGCTGCTCGCTACGCCGATATTCCGATTCTAAAATAAGGTGTCACCCGTCGTGTTACGCATAGTGAATAATTCTGATATTCATTGTTGTGAATAGTATCGCTGTTTACGGTTTTTCACAATGGGAGAGGACTTCAATGGAGGTGAGAATATCGTCCCTAAATCAAATACATATTCAGACTCCGTACTAACCTCCTCGGCGGTGGTCTCCTGGCGGTTTCTGCAACCTTATAATAAGATTCAGTAATGGCGGCAGCGTCTATTACACCGAGTAAACACACGGATTTTATTTCGTAACGTATACTTACATTCCAACCTTCCAACGATTTGCACCGtacgaaattcgaaatttaaatGGAATCTGATAAGCCTTCGAGCCGCCTTTCGCTGTCGGGATGAATTCCATGTTTGGCCCTATTATACTGGCAATCATCGTGGGCAGGGTTCTAAAATCTCGTCACAGTCACAATGTCATTTATTTCAGTTGTTAACAAGCCAGAAAGGTTCACTAGCCCTCGACTAGCGGTGATTTTTTCTTGACACTATTATTGTAAACTAATCAACTTGGTTATGATCCCTTGCACGAAAATTACTctatatattgttttttttttttttttgccaatttgCATTTGAAGTATTCATTTCGGAGAAATATGTTATGGCTTGGGTAGCgatgtttgaatttgaatttcaaggAACAATCCGATACTTGataattgtttcatttattcgtttcctttctttttctaaaataaGTTGAAAACAATGTGTCTGCTTCCTTTAGTAAATAATTCCAGGAATAGATTAAGTTCAGAAATTATTAAGGTAACAACATTTATGGTAAAAGTAGATAAGGCTAAAATTAGTTGAGAAATGACTTGGGCAACAAGATtcatgtcaaaaaaaaaaaaaaattaaactttcaATAATTCTATTATCATGACATGTGTACTgagaatagaaataataaagcATGAATATCATTTTATTCACCAGAAGAGTCATTTGCAGATCGCGAGCGTCAGGAAAGAGGACCAGATAGAGAAAAGGATAGGGAAAGAGACAGAGATAGGAGGCACAGATCGAGGAGTCGGGACCGTAGGAAGCGGTCACGGTCTCGTTCAAAAGATCGTCGTGACAGAAAACGGAGCAGCTCACCTAAAAAGGGCCGCAGTTCTCGCAGGAGAAAACCCTCTCTTTATTGGGATGTTCCGCCACCAGGTTTCGAACACATCACACCATTACAGGTGATACagtaatataaaattgtttgtggtttttgaaaattcgaacgcTATTAGTTTCAATTTCAGAGCTTAAATTGATTCCAAATCTTATTcaatctttttgttttttatagtACAAAGCTATGCAAGCTGCAGGACAAATTCCAGCGAACATTGTAGCTGATACCCCTCAGGCAGCAGTACCTGTTGTGGGCAGCACAATAACACGTCAGGCTAGGAGACTTTATGTCGGAAACATTCCATTCGGAGTTACAGAAGAGGAAATGATGGAGTTTTTCAACCAGCAGATGCACCTTTCCGGCCTTGCACAGGCTGCTGGAAATCCCGTACTCGCCTGCCAGATCAatcttgataaaaattttgctttCCTTGAGGTATTTACTCCGCATTTACTGGCTTTGACTAAATTGATTCTACTGAACCACTATGTCATTTGATGTATATTTCTTACAGTTCCGGTCCATTGATGAAACGACACAAGCAATGGCTTTCGACGGCATTAATTTCAAAGgacaaagtttgaaaataaggAGGCCGCACGATTACCAGCCGATGCCTGGCATGACAGATAACCCTAGCATGAACGTGCCAGGTACGATTCCTGGTATGTGCTTCTGGTCAGATTTAATGGCGCGTCAGAAATTGAGCACAACTTTTTTGGTCACATGGAGaacttctttctttttacagATTCACCACACAAGATTTTCATTGGCGGTTTGCCCAACTACTTGAACGAGGAACAGGTATGTCAGCCAGATGTTTTAAGTACAAACTCAATATTTACTTGTTTGGGTTCATTATCATTTATTATCTGTGCATATTACGTGGGATGCTAATTCattcatgaatttttgttgagaACGTTGGTTATTGCTTTGtgcaaacatatttttttttctcgtttgcTTTTGGAAAATTAATGTTGTAAGTTAGTCGCTTTAAACATAGCTCTTTCTCAGCTTTTAAGATTCAATGTGAAACTGATGAACTAACATACCGAAtgcaaagaaattttcaaatcgctATTCCTCGAGTCATGATAAGACGGTAAACGCAAAATCCAGACTTGAAACATCCCcgtaatattatttgaaatattttttagtgAACACTGGTGGGGGTTTGAGGATCGGTATCGTTTCaacaaataaatgtatattacGATATCGTTTCTCACCGCTACAAGTGAGAAGAAATCATTAAATTGTAAACTAGGTATTTAGCGATCTGGCAGAGACTCTGCGTACAACACCCGTGTGTGAGAGATTCCTGAGAGGTATGTATTGTTCCGATTTCAGCGTCGTTTAGGGTCGTTTAGCTAGCATAGAAATGTAGGggttcatttttcattttgcctCTTCTACGAGATTTCGAATGAAGTTAcgcctttgtatttttgtccaTCCAGGAAACTCATTGACCTTCGcatttaatcaattttccgCGAATTTCGAAATCAGATAAGACTGTACTTGAAAGGTGTGTGCAAAGATTGTCGATGTGCAAAAGATTTTTtgattcattcaaaatatcgaGTATTAAGCATGTCGTACAGTTAGGGCAAAGAGGCTAGTGGCGTTACAGCTTTTAGGTGGCACGCTGTCGCAGTgacgtttttcttttacagCCTTTCTAGGtacattcattcgttcgtacGGTGGATCCAGccgattgtaatttttatcctAAGGatttagacatttttttttttttttgtatcaaagGAAATGGTCAAACTGAAGCTGGCAGGGCGGGCAGGGGGGTCATTTCAGCCATCTCAACACGTCTGGATATTCAATTgtaacaaaacaaaatgaataattgcttTCAATTCTTATTTGCAAAAAAGGAAACTCTACGAAATGTTTATTCACAAGGTGAATGAGATGAAGGGAGAAATGGTACAATGTTGGTCATATAACTTGCTTTCCTTTCTgaatcgtatattttttttttttgctcataAGCTAAAGTTGGAAGCAATTCAATTCTGGTATTTTGTTAGAATTTCATGTCTGgctgttgaatatttttttttttttttaggtctGCGGGAGAAATGAGTGGACAGTCCATAGAGAATTGGGTATTTTTTTGGGTGGGTTTACAGGTATTTTTTTAGGTGCATCTGGTTATGACTACAGATTTTTATCCAGTATCATATATTTCaggaatacttttttttccttcctatTGCAGCTGTTTTCTTTACAGGCACGTTCTACGTATTTCAGGCATTCAACTTTTACAGGCCAATAATTGTATATTAAACGAAACTAATGTTTCTTTTCATGATAAAGTAAGGAtttaaaaagtcaaaaaaagtGTCTTGTTAAATTTATGATGAAAAGCATAACAGTGATCTTATAACCGTAacataacaaaagaaaaagtacaagaaatcaacaacaaaaatgaaaatcgtttGGAAACATAAAGAAAATGTGGACTGATACCAGTGCTCTTTCTCCCCATTTCTTAGCTTAGGGTCGTGCCGATCAAAAGCATTCGCTTACCACTACCACTACTTCTACCACTACCACTACCACTTCTACTACTACTACTGAACATGACAAAATACTACACTTGCCGGAGTGCGGGTAGTCTGGTTTCTTGAGGCAAGTATTCATATCAGTTTGCTTGTTTTCACATTTTGGAAAGAGACTTTTGCAGCCACTTGGACGGCGACCGTTAAATGGCTTCTGAATTTGGTGCGTATCTTAGATTTTTAAGAGTTTCACGATGAACAGCACGTGATCCATACTTGTCAGACCTGGCTTTGGCCTCTATGTACAAATGTGTATGGAATTTAACTTTGCGCATCTTTGGATGTGtcagttattttttttgtatgggAAGAGTTGACTTACTTGGttgaaattgtataatttactGATACAAGTTTAACGTGCTgttatcaacaaaaaaaaaaactacaacgTTTCCAGTGTCTCTGACAAAATGTCAACACT
The sequence above is drawn from the Neodiprion pinetum isolate iyNeoPine1 chromosome 2, iyNeoPine1.2, whole genome shotgun sequence genome and encodes:
- the U2af50 gene encoding splicing factor U2AF 50 kDa subunit isoform X1; protein product: MGEDFNGEESFADRERQERGPDREKDRERDRDRRHRSRSRDRRKRSRSRSKDRRDRKRSSSPKKGRSSRRRKPSLYWDVPPPGFEHITPLQYKAMQAAGQIPANIVADTPQAAVPVVGSTITRQARRLYVGNIPFGVTEEEMMEFFNQQMHLSGLAQAAGNPVLACQINLDKNFAFLEFRSIDETTQAMAFDGINFKGQSLKIRRPHDYQPMPGMTDNPSMNVPGTIPDSPHKIFIGGLPNYLNEEQVKELLMSFGQLRAFNLVKDSATGLSKGYAFCEYVDVTMTDQAIAGLNGMQLGDKKLIVQRASVGAKNPMIGAQAPVQIQVPGLSMVGTSGPATEVLCLLNMVTPEELMEEEEYEDILEDIKEECNKYGVVRSVEIPRPIEGVDVPGCGKVFVEFNSVIDCQKAQQTLTGRKFNNRVVVTSYFDPDKYHRREF
- the U2af50 gene encoding splicing factor U2AF 50 kDa subunit isoform X3; this translates as MGEDFNGEESFADRERQERGPDREKDRERDRDRRHRSRSRDRRKRSRSRSKDRRDRKRSSSPKKGRSSRRRKPSLYWDVPPPGFEHITPLQYKAMQAAGQIPANIVADTPQAAVPVVGSTITRQARRLYVGNIPFGVTEEEMMEFFNQQMHLSGLAQAAGNPVLACQINLDKNFAFLEFRSIDETTQAMAFDGINFKGQSLKIRRPHDYQPMPGMTDNPSMNVPDSPHKIFIGGLPNYLNEEQVKELLMSFGQLRAFNLVKDSATGLSKGYAFCEYVDVTMTDQAIAGLNGMQLGDKKLIVQRASVGAKNPMIGAQAPVQIQVPGLSMVGTSGPATEVLCLLNMVTPEELMEEEEYEDILEDIKEECNKYGVVRSVEIPRPIEGVDVPGCGKVFVEFNSVIDCQKAQQTLTGRKFNNRVVVTSYFDPDKYHRREF
- the U2af50 gene encoding splicing factor U2AF 50 kDa subunit isoform X2, which produces MAAASITPNRERQERGPDREKDRERDRDRRHRSRSRDRRKRSRSRSKDRRDRKRSSSPKKGRSSRRRKPSLYWDVPPPGFEHITPLQYKAMQAAGQIPANIVADTPQAAVPVVGSTITRQARRLYVGNIPFGVTEEEMMEFFNQQMHLSGLAQAAGNPVLACQINLDKNFAFLEFRSIDETTQAMAFDGINFKGQSLKIRRPHDYQPMPGMTDNPSMNVPGTIPDSPHKIFIGGLPNYLNEEQVKELLMSFGQLRAFNLVKDSATGLSKGYAFCEYVDVTMTDQAIAGLNGMQLGDKKLIVQRASVGAKNPMIGAQAPVQIQVPGLSMVGTSGPATEVLCLLNMVTPEELMEEEEYEDILEDIKEECNKYGVVRSVEIPRPIEGVDVPGCGKVFVEFNSVIDCQKAQQTLTGRKFNNRVVVTSYFDPDKYHRREF
- the U2af50 gene encoding splicing factor U2AF 50 kDa subunit isoform X4, coding for MGEDFNGDRERQERGPDREKDRERDRDRRHRSRSRDRRKRSRSRSKDRRDRKRSSSPKKGRSSRRRKPSLYWDVPPPGFEHITPLQYKAMQAAGQIPANIVADTPQAAVPVVGSTITRQARRLYVGNIPFGVTEEEMMEFFNQQMHLSGLAQAAGNPVLACQINLDKNFAFLEFRSIDETTQAMAFDGINFKGQSLKIRRPHDYQPMPGMTDNPSMNVPGTIPDSPHKIFIGGLPNYLNEEQVKELLMSFGQLRAFNLVKDSATGLSKGYAFCEYVDVTMTDQAIAGLNGMQLGDKKLIVQRASVGAKNPMIGAQAPVQIQVPGLSMVGTSGPATEVLCLLNMVTPEELMEEEEYEDILEDIKEECNKYGVVRSVEIPRPIEGVDVPGCGKVFVEFNSVIDCQKAQQTLTGRKFNNRVVVTSYFDPDKYHRREF